The DNA segment ATGGTGACATCGTTGCCGATCACCTGGCAGGCGACCATGGTCATGGCCTCGCATTGGGTGGGGTTGACCTTGCCGGGCATGATGGAGCTTCCCGGCTCATTTTCCGGCAGGCTGATTTCACCCAGGCCGCATCGCGGACCGCTGGCCAGCCAGCGGATATCGTTGGCGATCTTCATCAGGCTGCAGGCCACGGTTTTCAGTGCTCCGCTGGACTCCACCACAGCATCGTTGGCTGCCAGGGCTTCGAACTTGTTTTCCGCGCTGACAAAGGGCAGGCCGGTCAGGTGCGAGATCTCCCTGGCCACTTCCCCGGCATATCCTGGCGGGGCATTGAGCCCGGTTCCGACAGCGGTCCCGCCAAGGGCAAGTTCCGAAAGATGCGGGAGCGTGTGGCGGATGGCCCTTATTCCATGCTCCAGTTGAGAAACATATCCTGAGAATTCCTGGCCCAGAGTCAGGGGGACGGCATCCTGCAAATGGGTCCGTCCGATCTTGACAATGCCGGAAAATTCCGCTGATTTTTCCTGAAGCGCCTGCTTCAGGTTCATCAGGGCAGGCAGCAGGCGGTGAGTGATCTGCTCGCAGGCTGCAATGTGCATGGCTGTTGGAAAAGCGTCATTGGAAGACTGGGATTTATTGACATGATCATTGGGGTGAACAGGGGATTTGCTGCCAGGCACACCGCCCAGGATTTCGATGCTGCGGTTGGCGATGACTTCATTGGCATTCATGTTGGTCTGGGTGCCGCTGCCGGTCTGCCAGACCCGCAGAGGAAAATGCTCATCGAGATTCCCGGCGATTACCTCATCGGCAGCCTGCTCAATTGCCCCGGCAATTCTCTGATCCAATACTCCCAGCCGGGCGTTCACTCTGGCTGCGGCTTTTTTCAGGATGCCGAGTGCCCGGATAAACTCTCTGGGGAAGCGCTCCTGGCCGATTTTGAAATTATCCAGCGATCTTTGGGTCTGGGCACCATAGTAGCGGTCTTCCGGAACCTCGACCTCGCCCATAGTATCTTTTTCCCTGCGGTTTGGCATGGTTTTTCCCTCCCTGTGGAATGCTCACGTCCTGACATTGCTCTGACTCACCCCTAACTATATCACAAGGTGGCCACAGGTTTGTAGGGATTTCAAATAAATTTCCTTTACGAAAAGCTGTTTTGCGGTTAGAATAAAGGATAAACGCAACTATTCGCAGGGAGGATTTTACTCGATGCGTTCCCAGGTAACCGTTATCAAGACAAAACCGGACTCAGTTCTTGACGATATCCAGAAATTGTGCACTCTGGCCGGGCTGGAGAAGGCTCTTTCCGCATCCTCGGTAACTATTCTCAAGGACAATATCTCCTGGCATTATCCGTACTTAAGTGCCAATACCACCCCCTGGCAGCTCGAAGGGGTGGTTCTGGCTTTGAAAAAGGCTGGTTTCAGCAAGCTGGTGGCTGTCCACAACAACACCGTGGTCACCGATCCGGTGAAAGGCGGGAGGCTGAACAAACTGGAGCCGATTTACCGCCAATATCGGATCCCTGAACGGTACAATTTCAATCCGCAGCATGTCAACTGGATCACCTATCAGCCAAAGGCCAGAATGCATGCCTTGAATCAGATATATCCGGAAGGAATCAGGATTCCGGAATATTTCATCGACAAAAACGTCCTTCACCTGCCAACCGTAAAATGCCACATTTATACAACCACCACCGGAGCCATGAAGAACGCCTTCGGAGGGCTGCTGAACACCCGGCGTCACTATACGCACAGCCTTATTCATGAAACACTGGTTGATCTTCTGGCCATCCAGAAGGAAATCCATTCCGGCATATTTTGCGTTATGGATGGAACCCTCTGCGGCTGCGGGCCGGGTCCCCGGACCATGATTCCGGTTGAAAAGGATTATATGCTGGCCAGCGCGGACAGTGTGGCCATTGATGCGGTAGCCGCCAAAATGATGGGGTTTGACCCGATGAAAATCAAGTACATCCGCCTGGCTCACGAAGCGGGACTGGGAGTCGGTGATCCGAGAGAGATCGAAATCCAGGGAGAGGATATCAGCAGGGTCAATTTCCGGTTTTGGGTAGGAGACAATTTTGCCAGCCGGATCGGCGATCTGCTCTGGTTCAGCCCGCTGAAAAAGTATCAAAAGTTTTTCTTCCATACGCCGCTGGTTTATCTTTTCGTGTTTGGTTCCAGTTTCTACCATGATATGATCTGGTGGCCTCTGGCAGGCAGGCAAGTCCAAAAGACCATAGAATTAAATACCAAGTGGGGGGAGTTTTTCCATAAATATGGAAGGTGATGGTCGCCTGATGCACCATCACCACCACAGAAGGAGATCCGACATGAATAACAAATCATTCAAGACATGGCTGGTATTAATCCTTTCCCTGCCCATCATCCTGCCGGGCATCTTCCCCGGACGGAGCTTTGGCGGCATGGTGCCTTATGACCCGGCTACTTTGACCACGATCGAAGGAAAGATTACCGGCATCTATACCGTAGATAACCGGGCAACCTCGGAGCTTGGGTTTCACCTGCGGGTGGCGACAGCTTCCGGAGAGTACATCGTTCATGTATCACCCCAGTGGTATGCGGATAAGCAGAACTTTCAGTTTATGACCGGTGAGCTGTTGACGGTCACCGGTTCTGCCTTTACGCGGGATCAGCAAAAGAATATCTATGCGGCCACGATTATCCGTCAATTTTCATCTCTTCCCAAAGAGCAGCAGGTTCTTCTTGCCTCGGAAATTCTTTCTCCCTCGGCTGATACTCAAACCCTCGCCCAAAAGTATGCCATTGCCGCTGATGAGGTGGAGCGCCTCAAGACCAGAGTAAAACAGTACCTTGACCGTGCCCTCTTCCCTGAGCCGATTCAACTGAGGGATCCCAAAACCGGCGATGGCCTGTGGGGAGGACGGTTCTATGAGCAGAATATGCCGCTGATCCGGCAGCAGAGACAGCGGGAAATGCGGAAGATGATCCAGGAGAGAAAACAGCGGTAGCAGTAAGGGTATGACCATCATACCTGATTGTAAAGAAACTTGAAGGAGATTTACTGATGTCTATGTATGATACCGTCATCATCGGAGGAGGGCCGGCAGGATTGAGCGCTGGTCTCTATGCTGCCAGAGCTGGCCTGCGGTCCCTGCTCCTGGAAAAGAGCCTCCTGGGGGGGCAGGCTATAACTACCGACCTGGTCGAGAATTATCCAGGGTTTCCGGAGCCGATCAGCGGCCTGCAAATTATCCAGAATATGGAGGAACAGGCGCGAAAGCATGACCTGGCTATCGAGGTCCGGGGGGTCAGGTCTCTGGAGCGCAACCAGAAAGAATTTTATATTTATCTTGAAGATGGGCCGGGAAATGGGTCGGAATCCAGCAATGCGCTCGTCGCACGCACGATTATCGTGGCCACCGGCACCTCCCCCATTCACCTGAATGTTCCCGGCGAAGCGGAATTCACCGGACGGGGTGTCTCGTACTGCGCTACCTGCGACGGGCCGCTCTTCCGGGAGCGGGAGATCATGGTCGTTGGCGGGGGAAATTCTGCCCTGGAGGAAGCGCTTTTTCTGGCCAAATTCGCCAGGAAAGTTACCATCGTCCACCGCCGCAGCGCTCTTCGGGCAGACAAGATACTTCAGGACCGGGCTTTTCAACATCCCAAGATACATTTTTTGTGGAACTCGGTAATCCAGGAGATCAGGGGAGATTCACAGGTCCGTGAAATCAGCCTGCAAAATCTTGCTGATCAGGCACTGACCACCCAGCCGGCCGATGGCCTGTTTATTTATGTAGGTACAAAGCCCAATACCGGCTGGCTGCCTCCGGCAGTCAAACTGGATCCCCAGGGGTTTATCATTACCGATGAAAGGCTTTCCACCAGCCTTGGCGGTCTTTTTGCAGCCGGTGACTGTCGCCGGAAACCGCTGCGGCAGATCGTTACCGCTGCCAGTGACGGGGCTCTGGCCGGAATGATGGCCTATCACTACCTCCAGGAAAACACTTGACAAAGTTTGAGCAAATACGATATATTGATCTGGTATTAATTGGCCATTAACCTAATAAAAACAAAAGGTTTGTCATGCTACCATCGGTTATTTCCTCTCTGATCGGTGAGGACCTCACCAAAGTTGATCTGCATCTGAAAAGCCTGCTCGAATCGGATAACTCCCTGATATCGCAAATCGGAAATTACATCTGTCAAAGCGGGGGCAAGAGAGTGCGGCCCATTCTCCTGCTGTTGAGCGCTCGGATGGCAGGCTGCCAGAATCCGCAGGCCGGAGACGGCTATCGGGGCCAGCGTGAGCGGGCCATTCATCTGGCCAGTATTATCGAGTTTATCCACGCGGCAACCCTGCTGCATGATGATGTTATTGATAATGCCAACCTGCGAAGGGGCAACCCTTCAGCCAATCAAAAGTGGGGGAACCAGCTTCCCGTTCTGGTCGGAGATTACCTGTACGCCACTTCCTTCTACCTGCTGGTCAAGGATAGAGACACCAGAATCATGGAAGCAGTGTCCAGTGCCACAGCCACGGTGACAGACGGTGAGATTCTCCAGTTGCAGAAAACCGGAGACCTCGGCATCAGGGAGGAAGAATACATCGAGATCATTGCCAAAAAAACTTCCTGCCTGATGGCTGCCAGTTGCCGGATCGGCGCTCTTCTGGGAGGCGTCAGCGAGGAGCAGGTGGAAGCTCTCCATGCATATGGAACGGATGTCGGCATTGCCTTTCAACTGGTGGATGATCTTTTGGATTATGTTTCGCATACGGAAACGATCGGCAAGCCGGTCAACAATGATCTGCAGGGAGGAAACTGCACGCTGCCCCTGATCCGGACCCTGCAGGTAGCCTCTTCGAAGGAGATTGACCGCATCCGACAGGTTCTTTCCCAGCCGGTGTATTCCCCGGAGGATGTAGCCTGGATTGTCAGCCTGATTAAAACCTATGGAGCAGATAAATTTACCCTGGATCGGGCAGCCTGGTATGTCCGGCAGGCCAAGGAGCGGCTGGCTGTATTTGCAGACTCCGCTTACCGGCAGGCACTCCTGGATTTTTCAGACTATATCGTCCAGCGGGATTTCTGATTGTCCATACCGTGAAAAAATTATATCTCACCGTTATTTCAGCAGGTCTGGCCCTGGCTTTGGCCTTGTCACTGGTTGTATGGCTCATTCCCTCCTGTGGTCCTCTGTCTTCCTCATCCAGCCGGATATTTCAGAAAGACCGGTTCCTGATGGGCACCCTGGTTACGATCACCGTGGTGTCGAACCGCAAAGATCAGGCTATGGCTGCTATGGACCGGGCCTTTCAGGTCATGCAGGATATCGAGAATCAGGCCAGTAAAAGGATCCCCGGCAGCCTGACCAGCAGGATCAATCAGGCTGCGGGCCGCAGTGATATCCCTGTTACCCCGGATTATCTGGAAATGATCAAAAGATCTATCGAATATTCAAAGCTGACCCAGGGGGCTTTCGATATCACGGTCGGTGCCGTTACCGAGCTCTATCACTTTGAGGATGGCCAGGGAGTGCTCCCTGACCCCGAGGCCATACGGCAAAAACTGCCGCTGGTCGGTTATCGGAACATTCGCCTCGATGAAGAGCGCCGGACCGTGGGGCTTGCCAAAGCGGGAGCCATGATTGACCTGGGAGGTGTCGCCAAAGGGTTTGCGGTCAACAAAGCCGTAAAGTCACTCCGGGAGGATGGAATCACGGCCGGCATTGTCAATGCGGGCGGTGACATCCGGCTGTTTGGCTGCAAACCCGGACATAAGCTGTGGAACATTGGGATCCAGCATCCCCGGCAATCCGACAAAGTCATCGCTTCGCTGGAGATCACCGATAAATCCATAGTCACGTCAGGTGATTATGAGCGGTTTTTTATCCAGGATACTATCCGCTATCACCATATTCTGGATCCCCAAACCGGTCAGTCTGCCAGAGGGTGTCAAAGCGTGACCATTGTCTCGGAGACTGCCACCGATGCCATGAGTACCGGGATTTTTGTCCTTGGCCCGGAAAAGGGAATGGCTTTGATCGAAAGCCTGCCGGATATCGAAGGCGTGATTATCGACCGGGAAGGCAAGGCACTGGTCTCCTCCGGTCTGCGGTCAAAGCTCGTTTGGAGGTAGATGGCCATTAGGGTTTTAGGCGCTTTGACCTGGGGAGACAAGATACTGATTCTCCTCCTGATTCTGATCAATCTTGGCTCGCTCTTTCTGCTGACCGGCAGGGGAAAGAGCAGCCGGGTGACCATCCAGGCAGGCCAGAAAGTTATCGGCATCTATGACCTTGACTCTTCTCCCCGGAGAGTGGTTCCGGTCCCAGGTCCCCTGGGCTCTTCGGAGGTCGAGATCCGGGAAGGAAAGGTGAGGATGCTCTCATCGCCCTGCCCCAACCAGGTCTGCACCAGGGCTGGCTGGATCGACCATCAGGGGCAGATCATCTGCTGTGTGCCCAACCAGGTCCTGATCCGGATTTCGGGCGATAAGGCAAACGATCCATCCCTTCACCTGGATGGTGTCGCCCGATAGGGGAGAGAGGGAGAGTGATGGATAGATCGCAGCGTCGGAAGAAAATCAACCGCACCGTATTCCTTTCCCTGCTGTCGAGCATGGCCGTCATCTTTTTCATTGTCGAATCGGCCATTCCCAACCCTGTGCCCTGGCTGAGGCTGGGACTGGCCAATATCGTCATTATGGCGGTCATTGTTCTCTATGGGGTGAAGGATGGACTGTTGGTGTCATTCCTGCGGGCTATAGTTGGATCTTTACTTATCGGCACCTTCCTGGGGCCGAGTTTCTGGCTCAGCATATCGGGGGGGCTTGTCAGCACTCTGGCCATGAGCCTGATGTACCGTTTTTTTTACCCCTTTTTCAGCCTGGTGGGCATCAGTATTATCGGTGCTTATGCCCACAGTCTGACCCAGATGGTGTTAGTCTTTTTCTTTCTTATTCAGCGCAGGGAAATTTTTTACCTCCTGCCCGTTATCCTCTTGAGCTCCCTCATCACCGGATTCATTAACGGCCTGGCTGCCACCTTCCTGGTGGAGCACCTGCAGAAGGTGCTGCCTGAAACCGGGTGAGCGGCTGGCAGGCACGACCATTCCTGAACAGGAATAATCCTCCGGGTTTTTGCAAGGTTGCGAAATCCAAGGACCTTCTTCAACAAATCTTACACCCTATGACACAAAATGCTTTATTAGGTCATTGGAGTAATGACCCGCTTTATCAACTAACTCATCATTCCTGATCTCAGATCCAGGCCGAATATCCAAAAAAGAATCAAGAAGCAAGTTGACAGATTTGCTCAATACCTGTAATATTGACCAGAAATCCAACTAAGATCTCGATAATACCGTTAAGGTCTCGGTAGCACCGTATGGGTATTCAACTATGTCATTCAACGCTTCTCTTCAGGGATTTTTGAGGGCTTCACCAAATAGGTATTCTCAAGGATAATATTTTTTTTTATGATTAAAAGATTATTCTGGTTTCTGGCTGTTTTATTTGTGACTGCCGATTCCTTTCTGGCCGCGGATCTTTTAATGTCCAAGATCAGTACCCAATGGGAGGATATGACCAGTCTTGAGGTTGCATTCGGCAATCAGCCCAAATCGCGGCCTGCCGGTATCAGGTATTCGGATTATATGGTAATTACCAAGCGGAACCTTTTCAAGACAGCCGACCTGAAAAAACAGGAAGAGGCAGCCAGATCACAGGAACCAAAACCGCAGGAAGTCAAATCTCTGGCTCCGTTGAAGTTGAAACTGCTGGGAACGATTGTCGGGAGCATCCCCGATCCCCGGGCTATCATTTTGGACCTCAACACCCAAAAGCAGGATATGTATCGAGAGGGTGAGATGGTTACCGAAGCCACCATCGTCAAGATATTCCGCAACAAGGTCGTGCTCAATCATGGGGGAAATGAGGAGATACTCCTGGCCTTTGAGTCTGAAGGTTCCCCTTCCGGTCGGGGGAATAAGCCACCTGACCATGCAAAGCAGGTTGAGCAGCCGGGTAGTGCTCCCCTGGCCCGCTTCGATTTAGGCCGTCTGGGCAGACGGGTATCCCAAAACCGGTGGGAGCTTGATCGGAGTGAGGTTGACCGGGCCGTGGAGAATGCCAGTCAACTCTTGACTCAGATCCGGATTGTCCCCCATTTTGACAAAGGGCAGCTCAATACCCCTGACGGGTTCCAGATTGCCAATGTAAAGCAGGGAGGATTTTTTGATAAACTGGGCATTATGCCGGGAGACATTGTCAAAGAAGTCAACGGAGAGGCGGTTAACAGCCCGGAAAAAGCCTATGCTGCTTACCTGAAGTTTAAAAATGAACCCAATATCAAAGTTGTGATCGAAAGGCAGAATCAGCTCCAAACACTGACCTATGATATTCCATAGCATAGCAGTGGGCGATGCCTTGCAGGAGGAAGGTAATCGGTGATAACAATCAAAAAGGTCCCGAAGTGGTTCTTATGCGTGCTCTTTCTTGTAACTGTCTTGAGGGTGGCATACGGCTGGACGCAGGAGGTCCCTCCTTTACCGGGCGGGGCTGCGAAAAACTTTCTGGCGGATAAAGGTTCCTCGAAAAAAGTGTCTATGGATTTCGATAATGTCGATATCCGGCTGGTCATCAAGTTCATGAGTGAGCTTACAGGAAAGAATTTTATCCTGGATGACCGGGTAAAGGGAAAGGTAACGGTACTTTCCCCCACCCAAATACCGGTTAAGGATGCTTACCGGATTTTCGAATCGATCATGGAAGTCAATGGATATACTACGGTCACTTCGGGGAATGTTGTCAAAGTCGTTCCTGACAGCACCGCTGCCAGCAAGAACCTGGAAACCGTTACCGGAGAATCGTCCGATATCGGGCAGGAGAGCAGCGATGCCATGGTCACTCAGCTCATCCCCCTTGAGTATGCCGATGCCGAACGGGTCAAGGCCATACTGCAACCCCTGATTTCCCGGGAAAGCAAAATCCTGAGCTATCTTCCCACCAACACGCTGATCCTGACCGAACGGGCTTCGAACATCAATCGGCTCATGGCTATCCTGAAAGAGATTGATGTTGAAACGGAAGATTCCATTATTTCAGTTATTCCCATTCAGCATGGGGATGTCGATAACCTCACCAAGCAGTTACAGACCCTGTTCGGAGAGCGGGCAAACACCTATCATAAAAGCCAAAAATCCCACTCAGGCCAGGGGAGTGCGCTGAAAATCCTCCCCGACAGCCGGACCGGTAACATCATTGTCCTGTCCGATCCGGAACAGCTTGAAGAGATCAAGGAATTACTCAAGCAGCTCGATGTTCCGGTTCCCAGGGATAAGGATGACATCCATGTCTATTTTCTCAAAAACTCCAAAGCCGACGATATGGCCAAGGTCCTGGCCCAGATCATGTCAAAAACCATGACTACCAAGGGAGCAAAGGACAGCAAGCCGGATACTCCGCTTACCGTCGTGGCTGACAAGGCCACCAATTCCCTGATTATTACCGCCTCTTCCGTGGATTACAGCGTTATTGAGCGGGTACTGCAAAAGCTTGACATCATGCGGCCTCAGGTACTGGTTGAGGCCCTGATCGCCGAAGTAAGCTACGACAAGTCACGGGAGCTCGGCGTGGAGTGGCGGGCCATGCGTGAGCCTTCAGGGCATGACAGCATACTTCCCCTGGCGGGAACGAGCTTTGGTAAAATCAATGAAGTAATAGCCAACCCCATGGCTCCGCCCGGAGGCATGTTTATCGGCCTGACCAAGGGGTACATTAATATGGGGGGACTTTCCTTCCCCAATCTGGCGGCACTGGTTGCAGCTTACCAGACCGACAACGACGTGAATATCCTCTCCACGCCCCACATCCTGACCACCGACAACGAGGAGGCGGAAATCATTGTCGGCCAGGAAGTCCCTTTTGCCGGAGCCAGAGAGGTATTGAGCAACAACGCCAGCAATTCCATCTACTCGATTAATTATAAGAATGTCGGCCTTACCCTGCGCATCACTCCCCACATTAATCAGGATGATTATGTCAAGCTGGAGATCTATCAGGAAATCAAGCAGATAGCTTCAACTACCATCAGTCAGGCCGGTCCAACTCCGACGACAACTATCCGCCAGGCCAAAACTTCCGTGGTAGTGAAAGATGGTCAAACCGTAGTCCTTGGCGGGTTGATCCAGGATGATAAGTTCGATAATTCCCAGCGGGTTCCCTGTCTGGGGTCCATTCCTATCATTGGCCTGGCCTTTAAGTCCATGAACAAGCGAAACCAGAAAAGGAACCTTCAGATATTT comes from the bacterium genome and includes:
- a CDS encoding NusG domain II-containing protein, translating into MAIRVLGALTWGDKILILLLILINLGSLFLLTGRGKSSRVTIQAGQKVIGIYDLDSSPRRVVPVPGPLGSSEVEIREGKVRMLSSPCPNQVCTRAGWIDHQGQIICCVPNQVLIRISGDKANDPSLHLDGVAR
- a CDS encoding Gx transporter family protein, whose amino-acid sequence is MDRSQRRKKINRTVFLSLLSSMAVIFFIVESAIPNPVPWLRLGLANIVIMAVIVLYGVKDGLLVSFLRAIVGSLLIGTFLGPSFWLSISGGLVSTLAMSLMYRFFYPFFSLVGISIIGAYAHSLTQMVLVFFFLIQRREIFYLLPVILLSSLITGFINGLAATFLVEHLQKVLPETG
- a CDS encoding DUF362 domain-containing protein, which encodes MRSQVTVIKTKPDSVLDDIQKLCTLAGLEKALSASSVTILKDNISWHYPYLSANTTPWQLEGVVLALKKAGFSKLVAVHNNTVVTDPVKGGRLNKLEPIYRQYRIPERYNFNPQHVNWITYQPKARMHALNQIYPEGIRIPEYFIDKNVLHLPTVKCHIYTTTTGAMKNAFGGLLNTRRHYTHSLIHETLVDLLAIQKEIHSGIFCVMDGTLCGCGPGPRTMIPVEKDYMLASADSVAIDAVAAKMMGFDPMKIKYIRLAHEAGLGVGDPREIEIQGEDISRVNFRFWVGDNFASRIGDLLWFSPLKKYQKFFFHTPLVYLFVFGSSFYHDMIWWPLAGRQVQKTIELNTKWGEFFHKYGR
- the gspC gene encoding type II secretion system protein GspC encodes the protein MIKRLFWFLAVLFVTADSFLAADLLMSKISTQWEDMTSLEVAFGNQPKSRPAGIRYSDYMVITKRNLFKTADLKKQEEAARSQEPKPQEVKSLAPLKLKLLGTIVGSIPDPRAIILDLNTQKQDMYREGEMVTEATIVKIFRNKVVLNHGGNEEILLAFESEGSPSGRGNKPPDHAKQVEQPGSAPLARFDLGRLGRRVSQNRWELDRSEVDRAVENASQLLTQIRIVPHFDKGQLNTPDGFQIANVKQGGFFDKLGIMPGDIVKEVNGEAVNSPEKAYAAYLKFKNEPNIKVVIERQNQLQTLTYDIP
- the gspD gene encoding type II secretion system secretin GspD, which encodes MITIKKVPKWFLCVLFLVTVLRVAYGWTQEVPPLPGGAAKNFLADKGSSKKVSMDFDNVDIRLVIKFMSELTGKNFILDDRVKGKVTVLSPTQIPVKDAYRIFESIMEVNGYTTVTSGNVVKVVPDSTAASKNLETVTGESSDIGQESSDAMVTQLIPLEYADAERVKAILQPLISRESKILSYLPTNTLILTERASNINRLMAILKEIDVETEDSIISVIPIQHGDVDNLTKQLQTLFGERANTYHKSQKSHSGQGSALKILPDSRTGNIIVLSDPEQLEEIKELLKQLDVPVPRDKDDIHVYFLKNSKADDMAKVLAQIMSKTMTTKGAKDSKPDTPLTVVADKATNSLIITASSVDYSVIERVLQKLDIMRPQVLVEALIAEVSYDKSRELGVEWRAMREPSGHDSILPLAGTSFGKINEVIANPMAPPGGMFIGLTKGYINMGGLSFPNLAALVAAYQTDNDVNILSTPHILTTDNEEAEIIVGQEVPFAGAREVLSNNASNSIYSINYKNVGLTLRITPHINQDDYVKLEIYQEIKQIASTTISQAGPTPTTTIRQAKTSVVVKDGQTVVLGGLIQDDKFDNSQRVPCLGSIPIIGLAFKSMNKRNQKRNLQIFITPHIIKEPEDIDVFTSGMKNQLRSQEGKTEVSSPQEPQETRGSKQPQQKTINRKQRHKKKDIKQHQTIQDQEQQEKAKDQQPKAKATDPVPQPENAGQGQQEKIQGAVK
- the fumC gene encoding class II fumarate hydratase: MPNRREKDTMGEVEVPEDRYYGAQTQRSLDNFKIGQERFPREFIRALGILKKAAARVNARLGVLDQRIAGAIEQAADEVIAGNLDEHFPLRVWQTGSGTQTNMNANEVIANRSIEILGGVPGSKSPVHPNDHVNKSQSSNDAFPTAMHIAACEQITHRLLPALMNLKQALQEKSAEFSGIVKIGRTHLQDAVPLTLGQEFSGYVSQLEHGIRAIRHTLPHLSELALGGTAVGTGLNAPPGYAGEVAREISHLTGLPFVSAENKFEALAANDAVVESSGALKTVACSLMKIANDIRWLASGPRCGLGEISLPENEPGSSIMPGKVNPTQCEAMTMVACQVIGNDVTINLAGASGNFELNVYKPVMIYNLLQSIRLLADASTSFTQKCVAGIRPNHDRIKAHVENSLMLVTALNTTIGYDRAAMIAKKAYQENITLKKAALKLGFLTEEEFDRLMQSARMTGEEGMSREESRKDEQD
- a CDS encoding FAD:protein FMN transferase, with the protein product MKKLYLTVISAGLALALALSLVVWLIPSCGPLSSSSSRIFQKDRFLMGTLVTITVVSNRKDQAMAAMDRAFQVMQDIENQASKRIPGSLTSRINQAAGRSDIPVTPDYLEMIKRSIEYSKLTQGAFDITVGAVTELYHFEDGQGVLPDPEAIRQKLPLVGYRNIRLDEERRTVGLAKAGAMIDLGGVAKGFAVNKAVKSLREDGITAGIVNAGGDIRLFGCKPGHKLWNIGIQHPRQSDKVIASLEITDKSIVTSGDYERFFIQDTIRYHHILDPQTGQSARGCQSVTIVSETATDAMSTGIFVLGPEKGMALIESLPDIEGVIIDREGKALVSSGLRSKLVWR
- the trxB gene encoding thioredoxin-disulfide reductase; translated protein: MSMYDTVIIGGGPAGLSAGLYAARAGLRSLLLEKSLLGGQAITTDLVENYPGFPEPISGLQIIQNMEEQARKHDLAIEVRGVRSLERNQKEFYIYLEDGPGNGSESSNALVARTIIVATGTSPIHLNVPGEAEFTGRGVSYCATCDGPLFREREIMVVGGGNSALEEALFLAKFARKVTIVHRRSALRADKILQDRAFQHPKIHFLWNSVIQEIRGDSQVREISLQNLADQALTTQPADGLFIYVGTKPNTGWLPPAVKLDPQGFIITDERLSTSLGGLFAAGDCRRKPLRQIVTAASDGALAGMMAYHYLQENT
- a CDS encoding polyprenyl synthetase family protein, with the translated sequence MLPSVISSLIGEDLTKVDLHLKSLLESDNSLISQIGNYICQSGGKRVRPILLLLSARMAGCQNPQAGDGYRGQRERAIHLASIIEFIHAATLLHDDVIDNANLRRGNPSANQKWGNQLPVLVGDYLYATSFYLLVKDRDTRIMEAVSSATATVTDGEILQLQKTGDLGIREEEYIEIIAKKTSCLMAASCRIGALLGGVSEEQVEALHAYGTDVGIAFQLVDDLLDYVSHTETIGKPVNNDLQGGNCTLPLIRTLQVASSKEIDRIRQVLSQPVYSPEDVAWIVSLIKTYGADKFTLDRAAWYVRQAKERLAVFADSAYRQALLDFSDYIVQRDF